The following is a genomic window from Deltaproteobacteria bacterium.
CCCATCATGCTCGGCTTCTCCCTCGTTTTCGTGGACGAATGGATGAGCAGGGTATTCGGCTCTTTCCTCGTCGCGGGAGCGATAACGTGGCTGAACAACGCACGGAGGCTCGCACAGGTTCCCATCGGGGTTCTCGGCCAGGCATCGGGAGTTGCCTCCTATCCCTTCCTCGCCGAGCAGGCGGCCCAGGGTAAAATCAGGTCCATGTTCGGCGACATGAGCGCCGCCCTCGACTGGGTCTTCTACTCCTCCGCTTTCGCCGCCGCGCTGGTCTTTCTCTTTTCCCGGGAAGTGGTCCTCCTGGTGTTCAAGAGAGGCGCCTTCAACATTCACGACGCGGTCAACACCGCCTCGGCCCTCTCCCTCTTCTCCCTGGGAATTCCCTTCTGGTGTTCACAAAACATCGTGGCGAGGGGCTTTTTCGCGATGAAAGACACGCTCACCCCCACGATTATCGGGTCCGTCGCGTGGATTTTAACGCTTCCTGCCTATTACCTCCTGATGGTCAATTACGGCGTGAACGGCCTTGCCGGAGCCTCGACGATCGGCATAGTCCTCCACACGCTCCTGCTCTACGGCTTCTTGCTCCGTAAGACGGCTATACCCTTCTCGTTCCGGACGGTGAAGGTCCCCTTCGTTTCAGCGATCCTGTGCGCCCTCTCCATAATCGGAACACGGGAGCTCCTCGGAAGGGTTGACCTCCTCCCCCGCTGGGACGAAATGGGCGGGGCCCTCATCAGGTTGGCCCTGGGCTCAGTCGCTTTGGGTATCCTGTTCGTCCTGGCGGGATTCATGCTTCGCCTCGGGCCCGCGCGGGCCATCGTCGGCAGGGTTATCCCGCCGAAAGAAGAGATGTCGCCGGAATAACAAGAAAGGGGATGAAAACATGGGAAAAATACTCTACCGGAGAGACGGCAACATAGGCACGGTTACCATATCGAACAGGCCGAAAAAAAACGCCCTCACCATGGACATGCTCAAATCCATGAAAACGATCTTCCAGGAGGTAAGCGGCGAGGGCGACCTGCGGTGCCTGGTCATCAGGGGTGACGGCGATGAGTCCTTCTGCGCCGGTTACGACATTCACGCAATCCCTTCCCGGGATGAGGCGGGAGAGCAGGTG
Proteins encoded in this region:
- the murJ gene encoding murein biosynthesis integral membrane protein MurJ; the encoded protein is MDETRKKMSAAALIMVSSVFLSRILGYARDAVIAYTQGAHAGTDAYFAAFTIPDFLNYLLAGASLSITFIPIYADYLSRDDRDGGNRAFSAIFCIFSVILVALIIVGEVFAEQLVPLIAPGFQGDQIAYTARLTRIVMPAQMFFYTGGLLMAVQYARGKFFIPALAPLIYNAGIIAGGLLLGKKLGMEGFAWGVLAGSFLGNFLIQLFGAFASGLRIRLHFDARNPGFREFIRLSIPIMLGFSLVFVDEWMSRVFGSFLVAGAITWLNNARRLAQVPIGVLGQASGVASYPFLAEQAAQGKIRSMFGDMSAALDWVFYSSAFAAALVFLFSREVVLLVFKRGAFNIHDAVNTASALSLFSLGIPFWCSQNIVARGFFAMKDTLTPTIIGSVAWILTLPAYYLLMVNYGVNGLAGASTIGIVLHTLLLYGFLLRKTAIPFSFRTVKVPFVSAILCALSIIGTRELLGRVDLLPRWDEMGGALIRLALGSVALGILFVLAGFMLRLGPARAIVGRVIPPKEEMSPE